The window CACGTCGGCGTTGTTGTCGAAGCCGGTGTCCGAGGTCTCGTCGCCCGGCAGCAGGGGCGTCACGTCGAGGTCGAGGGCGAGCAGGTCGCGAATCGCGTTGCGATACTCGGTCCGGTTCAGCCGGTGCACGGTGCTCGTCCGACCGGGGTCAGGGTTCGCGGCGGCGGCGCGGTCGATCGCGGCCTCGAGGCGGCTCGCCACGGCGTCATACGTCGCCGCGTCCGGGCGGGCGTTTCCGGGGGGCGGCATAGCGCCGGTTCGCAGCTTGCCGATCACCCGCTCCCAGACGTCCGCGTGGCGGCTGGGGTCGTCCGCATCGACGCTGGTCGCAGTCAGTGTGAGGCCGCCGGTCTGCAGCCGATCGTTGTGGCAGGTGACGCAGTAACGGTCGAAGACCGCGCGCGGCGAGGCGTCGGCCGCCGTCTGGGCTGCTGCGGTTCCCACGGCCGCGCCAGCCAGCACGACGGCGCAGACGGCAGCCGTCAATAGCCTCCCGCCTGTTTGTCCGGCCATCCGGCGCCGACACTCGTCCCGCCGCCGCACCATCGATGCTCCTTCGGTCAGCGGACCCTTGCGGCCCGTCGAGACGACCGCGTTGAAGGCCTGCATCGTACTCGGCACCGGTGGAACGGGCAATACCTGGGTATCGGTGCCTTGCGGGACTAGAATCACCATCCGACGTGCGGACTACACCGGAACCTGACGTCGCGGTAAGCGTGGACGGCCTCACGTTCACCTACGGAGCGGGCGAGGTCCTGCATGGGATCTCCTTCGAGCTCCGGCGCGGCGAAGTCGTCGGGCTGCTCGGGCGTAACGGAGCCGGGAAGAGCACGACCATCAAGATTCTCGCGGGCATCCTGCCGCCGGGCGACGGGACGGTAGCCGTCGCCGGTCATGCGATGCCGGACGAAGCGGTCGAGGCAAAGAAGCACATCGGCTACGTGCCTGAGGCCGCCGGTCTGTTCGAGAGCCTTACCGGCGAGGAGTTCCTTGAGCTGATGGGTCGTCTTCAGGACGTCCCCGAGGAACGGCTACAGCTGCGCATCGAGCGGTTCCTGGAACCGTTCGGGCTGACCGAGGATCGCGTGCGCCCCCTCGACGAATTTTCCAAGGGAATGCGCCAGAAGATCCTGCTGTGCGCGGCGCTCCTGCACGATCCGGACATCGTCCTGCTCGACGAGCCGCTCTCGGGCCTCGACGTCAACACCGGCATCATGGTGCGGGATCTGGTGGCGGCGCTGGCGGCGGAAGGCAAGACCATTCTCTACAGCTCCCACGTGCTCGACGTGGTGGAGCGTGTCTGCGACCGCGTCCTGATCATCGAAGAAGGCCGGCTGATCGCCGATGGCTCGATCGAGAAGTTAAAGGCGTCCGCCGAGCGGGGCAGCCTGGAGGACGTCTTTCGGCAACTGACGGATACGGAAGAGGCGAGCAGCGGCGTTTCCGCCGTCATCGAGGCGCTGCGCTCGTGACGACCCTGCCCACTGGACTGCGGCACCTGGTTCGCGGACCGGCGGTCACCCGTCTGCTCAAGCGCCGCGGCATCGATCCGCGACAGTACTGGGTCCTCGTCGACCTCTTCGAGACGCTGGGCGCGCGCCAGGAACTCATGGGCCTCGGAAGTTACGACTCCGTGCGCTTCCTCGCGATCATGTGGTTCATCCTGTCGGCCTTCATCAGCGTCGTGATGGCTGCGGTGGGTGAGGCCCCGCAGACCTACCTTCTGATCTTTCTGGCGTTGACGGTCTTTCAACTCAGCGTCGTCCTGGTTGCCGAGGTCGCCGAAACCCTGGTGAACCCGGTCGACGGACTCGTCCTGGCGCATCAGCCGGTAAACGGCGCCACCTGGTGGGCGGCGAAAGTGACTCACCTGGTCCGCGTCGTGGTCT of the Acidobacteriota bacterium genome contains:
- a CDS encoding ABC transporter ATP-binding protein translates to MDGLTFTYGAGEVLHGISFELRRGEVVGLLGRNGAGKSTTIKILAGILPPGDGTVAVAGHAMPDEAVEAKKHIGYVPEAAGLFESLTGEEFLELMGRLQDVPEERLQLRIERFLEPFGLTEDRVRPLDEFSKGMRQKILLCAALLHDPDIVLLDEPLSGLDVNTGIMVRDLVAALAAEGKTILYSSHVLDVVERVCDRVLIIEEGRLIADGSIEKLKASAERGSLEDVFRQLTDTEEASSGVSAVIEALRS